In Primulina eburnea isolate SZY01 chromosome 5, ASM2296580v1, whole genome shotgun sequence, a single window of DNA contains:
- the LOC140831854 gene encoding sugar transport protein 11-like — protein sequence MNVFMFYSHVLFKIIGFGNNASLISSAATGGVNTVATLVSSLSADRFGRKGLFIEVGRQRVLRGPGAVGMAGAERDFATRGSICGTECQCLCEHDFHICHSPNIHDDAMSLEYFPETKGIPIEEMVDIWKTHPHWKRFVNDENENNDSKVEMFEGITIVKDLP from the exons ATGAATGTTTTCATGTTCTATTCTCATGTTTTGTTTAAAATTATTGGATTTGGAAACAACGCCTCGTTGATTTCTTCTGCTGCCACTGGGGGTGTGAATACTGTTGCCACCCTTGTCTCTAGTTTATCTGCAGACCGTTTTGGAAGGAAGGGGCTGTTTATCGAAGTCGGTCGTCAG CGGGTTTTGCGTGGTCCTGGGGCCGTTGGGATGGCTGGTGCCGAGCGAGATTTTGCCACTCGAGGTTCAATCTGCGGGACAGAGTGTCAATGTTTGTGTGAACATGATTTTCACATTTGTCATAGCCCAAATATTCACGATGATGCTATGTCACTTGAG TACTTCCCGGAGACAAAGGGCATTCCGATCGAGGAGATGGTCGATATATGGAAGACTCACCCCCACTGGAAGAGGTTTGTTAATGATGAGAATGAGAACAACGATTCCAAAGTTGAGATGTTCGAGGGTATTACCATTGTCAAGGACTTGCcttga
- the LOC140831855 gene encoding sugar transport protein 1-like, whose translation MGGPMIVTGSRKVYPGKLTCKVLLTCLVGATGGLIFGYDIGISGGVTSMPTFLEKFFPKVYRKEELNVGSTNQYCKFNDPILTLFTSSLYLAALLASIVASKVTRAFGRRLSMLLGGGLFLIGAMVNGFAYNKKMLVGGRTLLGFGIGFANQSAPLYLSEMAPYKYRGALNICFQLSITVGILAAYALNYFTASHKNGWRISLGGAAVPALIFIIGSLFLPDTPNSLIERDRKEEAKTRLREIRGVHDVDEEFNDLVAASIESKKIKNPWLNLCKRKYRPQLMFVILIPFFQQFTGMNVFMFYSPVLFKTMGFGNNASLISSVATGGVNSVATLVSILSADRFGRKSLFIEGGVQMFVCQIIITYCIASKFGLSGHPAELSRKFATGVVVTICIYIAGFAWSWGPLGWLVPSEILPLEVRSAGQSVNVCVNMFFTFVIAQIFTMMLCHLRYFLFVFFACFVFLMTCFIIKYFPETKGIPIEEMADIWKGHSYWKKFVTDENENKDAKVEMSEGIIVVKDLP comes from the exons ATGGGCGGCCCTATGATTGTGACGGGAAGTCGTAAGGTTTACCCCGGCAAACTCACCTGTAAAGTTCTTCTCACGTGTCTTGTTGGTGCAACGGGAGGCCTGATTTTTGGTTACGATATTGGAATTTCAG GTGGGGTGACATCTATGCCTACTTTCTTGGAGAAATTCTTTCCCAAGGTGTACAGGAAGGAGGAACTGAACGTTGGAAGCACTAATCAATATTGCAAATTCAACGATCCAATCTTGACACTTTTCACTTCATCCCTTTATTTGGCTGCCCTGCTGGCGTCCATTGTCGCCTCCAAAGTCACTAGGGCTTTTGGGCGGCGCCTCTCCATGCTTTTAGGAGGTGGCCTCTTCCTCATTGGTGCTATGGTCAACGGATTTGCCTACAACAAAAAGATGCTCGTCGGGGGTCGTACACTTCTCGGTTTCGGCATTGGTTTCGCCAATCAG TCTGCACCGCTATATCTGTCCGAAATGGCTCCATACAAATATCGTGGGGCATTGAATATCTGCTTCCAACTTTCCATTACCGTTGGAATCTTGGCTGCATATGCTTTGAACTATTTCACAGCGTCGCACAAAAACGGGTGGCGTATCAGTTTAGGTGGCGCCGCTGTACCTGCCTTGATCTTCATCATCGGGTCGTTGTTCCTCCCAGATACACCCAACTCACTGATTGAACGAGATAGGAAAGAGGAAGCCAAAACAAGGTTGAGAGAAATCAGAGGAGTCCATGACGTTGATGAGGAGTTCAATGATCTAGTGGCTGCTAGCATCGAATCCAAGAAAATAAAGAACCCTTGGTTAAATCTGTGTAAAAGGAAATATAGGCCTCAACTTATGTTTGTTATTCTTATTCCCTTCTTCCAACAATTCACCGGAATGAATGTTTTCATGTTCTATTCTCCTGTTTTGTTTAAAACTATGGGGTTTGGAAACAACGCCTCGTTGATTTCTTCTGTTGCCACCGGGGGTGTGAATTCTGTTGCCACCCTTGTCTCCATTTTATCTGCGGACCGTTTTGGAAGGAAGTCACTGTTTATCGAAGGCGGGGTACAGATGTTTGTCTGTCAG ATTATTATAACCTATTGTATTGCGAGCAAGTTTGGACTAAGCGGGCACCCGGCTGAACTGTCGAGAAAGTTTGCGACTGGGGTGGTTGTAACAATCTGCATATACATAGCTGGTTTTGCCTGGTCCTGGGGGCCGTTGGGATGGCTGGTGCCGAGCGAGATTTTGCCACTCGAGGTTCGATCTGCGGGACAGAGTGTCAATGTTTGTGTGAACATGTTTTTCACATTTGTCATAGCCCAAATATTCAcgatgatgctatgtcatttgAGGTACTTTTTGTTCGTCTTTTTTGCGTGCTTTGTGTTTCTTATGACATGTTTCATCATCAAATACTTCCCGGAGACAAAGGGCATTCCAATCGAGGAAATGGCCGATATATGGAAGGGTCACTCCTACTGGAAGAAGTTTGTCACTGATGAGAATGAGAATAAGGATGCTAAAGTTGAGATGTCCGAGGGTATCATCGTTGTCAAGGACTTGCcttga
- the LOC140832105 gene encoding uncharacterized protein: MRGTKRSAISDSTPLFSSNDSSMQSKRLIMGSQFDAQKAEPSSIQQRQMLDMKRAESSRQHVRALNSQFASWIQAQLQSHPDELWEDGVQDYLNHAKSILEKFSDVVNWLKRNASKGESSHQSLGDAQMKPTFGIGINGNNLFLEKPGFPPTVTMGLGLNSGKLQSNDTQTKPALEADKNIANLFSVKPEFPVATASFGESSSQLHSNDTQVKLFLEADKINHKPGFPPPAGTATFGTSWTPGILFNNNNTTFTFGGNQVSAPANVNLVPANHEVSNEEDGDDAEQPSIPSLIRSEEKGICVVHEVKCKLYVKSIDPADGDTWRDKGMGQLSIKCKEGVTKRTKESKPTIIIRNDVGKVLLNALLYPGIKTNTQKNSVVAIFHTSTDGDNSDNVVARTFLMRTKTAEDRDKLAAVIQEYAPVA, translated from the exons ATGAGAGGGACAAAACGTTCTGCAATATCCGACTCTACTCCTCTTTTCAGTTCCAACGACTCTTCT ATGCAAAGCAAAAGATTAATAATGGGATCTCAGTTTGATGCACAGAAGGCTGAACCATCATCAATCCAGCAGCGGCAGATGTTGGACATGAAGAGGGCTGAATCTTCGAGGCAGCACGTGAGAGCTCTAAATTCCCAATTTGCAAG TTGGATACAAGCTCAATTACAAAGCCACCCGGACGAGCTTTGGGAAGACGGAGTTCAGGATTACTTAAATCATGCTAAGAGCATTTTG GAAAAATTTAGTGATGTTGTTAACTGGCTCAAGAGAAATGCCTCAAAGGGGGAGAGTTCCCACCAGTCACTCGGTGATGCTCAAATGAAACCGACCTTTGGAATTGGCATAAACGGTAACAACTTGTTTTTGGAAAAACCTGGGTTTCCCCCTACTGTTACCATGGGCCTTGGACTGAATTCCGGCAAGCTGCAATcaaatgatactcaaacaaAACCAGCATTGGAAGCTGACAAAAACATTGCCAACTTGTTTTCGGTAAAACCTGAGTTTCCGGTTGCAACTGCAAGCTTTGGAGAGAGTTCCTCCCAGCTGCATTCAAATGATACTCAAGTGAAACTATTTTTGGAAgctgacaaaatcaatcacaAACCTGGGTTTCCTCCACCAGCTGGAACTGCAACGTTTGGAACTTCATGGACCCCTGgaattctttttaataataataatacaacaTTTACATTTGGAG GAAATCAGGTTTCTGCTCCTGCAAATGTGAATTTAGTTCCCGCTAATCATGAAGTTTCCAACGAGGAAGATGGTG ATGATGCCGAACAGCCTAGCATCCCATCTCTAATAAGGAGTGAAGAAAAGGGAATTTGTGTCGTACATGAAGTCAAATGCAAACTTTATGTGAAG TCAATTGACCCAGCAGACGGAGATACATGGAGAGACAAAGGAATGGGTCAACTAAGCATCAAATGCAAGGAAGGTGTTACCAAGAGAACCAAGGAATCAAAGCCAACCATTATCATACGAAATGAT GTGGGGAAAGTTTTGCTGAATGCTTTGTTATATCCAGGCATTAAAACAAACACGCAAAAGAATTCAGTTGTGGCTATATTTCATACATCG ACTGATGGCGACAACAGTGATAATGTTGTTGCACGAACATTCTTGATGAGAACTAAGACCGCAGAGGATCGGGATAAACTCGCCGCTGTTATTCAAGAATATGCTCCTGTAGCCTGA
- the LOC140832106 gene encoding UDP-glucuronate 4-epimerase 3-like, translating to MAQLKPILSHFDPIIPYSPAKFKPDKTAAYGFHRVRFPPKITLWSFLFLFLLLLFFFCSPPSATSAGKRRSLQNKGFSGRHRLSPNWETKARNSARPRSKSGFSVLVTGAAGFVGTHVAISLKQRGDGVVGFDNFNNYYEIGLKKARKSLLERHCVFIIEGDINDAALLGRLFEIVHFTHVMHLAAQAGVRYAMQNPSSYIHSNVNGFVTLLEACKNANPQPSIVWASSSSVYGINSKVPFSEKDRTDQPASLYAATKKAGEEIAHAYNHIYGLSITGLRFFTVYGPWGRPDMAYYFFTKDILRGKEIKIFEGGNHATVARDFTYIDDVVKGCLAALDTAEKSTGSGGKKRGAAQYKIYNLGNTSPVPVAKLVSILEKLLKTKAKKKVLPMPMNGDVLFTHANISLAAKELGYKPSTDLESGLQKFVDWYLDYYGSKKKSAW from the coding sequence ATGGCGCAACTGAAGCCCATACTCTCCCATTTTGATCCGATAATCCCTTACAGTCCTGCAAAGTTCAAACCGGACAAAACGGCGGCGTATGGCTTCCACCGCGTGCGTTTTCCTCCAAAAATCACTCTTTGGTCCTTCCTTTTTCTCTTTTTGCTGCTTCTTTTCTTCTTCTGCTCTCCACCTTCCGCCACTTCTGCCGGGAAGCGCCGTAGCCTCCAGAACAAGGGTTTTTCGGGCCGGCATAGGTTGAGCCCGAATTGGGAAACCAAGGCCCGGAACTCGGCGCGTCCTCGTTCTAAATCTGGCTTCTCTGTTTTGGTAACTGGGGCTGCTGGCTTCGTTGGAACCCACGTAGCCATTTCTCTTAAACAACGAGGCGACGGAGTTGTTGGGTTTGATAATTTCAACAATTACTATGAAATCGGGCTGAAAAAAGCACGGAAGTCCCTCCTTGAGCGCCATTGCGTGTTTATAATAGAAGGTGACATCAATGATGCTGCTTTGCTTGGTAGGTTGTTTGAGATTGTGCATTTTACGCATGTAATGCATTTGGCTGCGCAGGCTGGTGTGCGGTATGCAATGCAGAACCCCAGTTCTTATATTCACAGTAATGTTAATGGCTTCGTTACCTTACTTGAGGCATGTAAAAATGCTAACCCTCAGCCTAGTATCGTTTGGGCCTCGTCTAGTTCTGTTTATGGCATCAATTCCAAGGTACCCTTTTCGGAAAAAGATAGGACCGATCAGCCTGCTAGTTTGTATGCAGCCACTAAAAAGGCTGGTGAAGAGATTGCACATGCTTATAATCATATATACGGGCTTTCGATCACTGGGTTGCGGTTTTTCACTGTTTATGGGCCCTGGGGAAGACCTGACATGGCTTACTACTTCTTCACCAAGGATATATTGAGAGGGAAAGAGATAAAGATTTTTGAAGGGGGTAATCATGCTACTGTTGCCAGAGACTTCACGTACATTGATGATGTGGTGAAAGGTTGTTTGGCAGCCTTGGACACCGCTGAGAAGAGCACCGGGAGCGGGGGAAAGAAAAGAGGTGCTGCACAGTACAAAATCTATAATTTGGGTAATACGAGCCCCGTGCCAGTCGCGAAGCTTGTGAGTATCCTAGAGAAGTTGTTGAAGACGAAAGCTAAGAAGAAGGTATTGCCTATGCCTATGAACGGGGACGTCTTGTTTACACACGCGAATATAAGTTTGGCTGCGAAAGAGCTTGGTTATAAGCCCAGCACTGATCTGGAGAGCGGTTTGCAAAAATTCGTGGATTGGTATCTCGATTACTATGGCTCGAAGAAAAAGAGCGCCTGGTGA